One genomic segment of Falco cherrug isolate bFalChe1 chromosome 13, bFalChe1.pri, whole genome shotgun sequence includes these proteins:
- the VEGFA gene encoding vascular endothelial growth factor A isoform X5, whose translation MNFLLTWIHWGLAALLYLQSAELSKAAPALGDGERKPNEVIKFLEVYERSFCRTIETLVDIFQEYPDEVEYIFKPSCVPLMRCAGCCGDEGLECVPVDVYNVTMEIMRIKPHQSQHIAHMSFLQHSKCDCRPKKDVKNKQEKKSKRGKGKGQKRKRKKGRYKPPSLCEKPRR comes from the exons ATGAACTTTCTGCTCACTTGGATCCACTGGGGGCTGGCGGCGCTGCTCTATCTGCAGAGCGCGGAG TTGTCGAAGGCGGCTCCTGCCCTGGGGGATGGGGAGCGGAAACCCAATGAAG TTATCAAATTCCTGGAAGTCTACGAGCGCAGCTTCTGCAGGACAATTGAGACCCTGGTGGACATTTTCCAGGAGTACCCTGATGAGGTGGAGTACATATTCAAACCATCCTGTGTGCCTCTGATGAGATGTGCCGGTTGCTGCGGCGATGAGGGCCTAGAATGTGTCCCTGTGGATGTGTACAACGTCACGATGGAG ATCATGAGAATTAAACCCCATCAGAGTCAGCACATAGCGCACATGAGCTTCTTACAGCACAGTAAATGTGACTGCAG ACCAAAGAAAGAtgtcaaaaacaaacaagaaaa aaaatcaAAGCGAGGAAAGGGGAAGGGTCAAAAGAGAAAGCGCAAGAAAGGCCGGTACAAACCACCCAGCTT ATGTGAAAAACCGAGACGGTGA
- the VEGFA gene encoding vascular endothelial growth factor A isoform X4, whose protein sequence is MNFLLTWIHWGLAALLYLQSAELSKAAPALGDGERKPNEVIKFLEVYERSFCRTIETLVDIFQEYPDEVEYIFKPSCVPLMRCAGCCGDEGLECVPVDVYNVTMEIMRIKPHQSQHIAHMSFLQHSKCDCRPKKDVKNKQENHCEPCSERRKHLFVQDPQTCKCSCKFTDSRCKSRQLELNERTCRCEKPRR, encoded by the exons ATGAACTTTCTGCTCACTTGGATCCACTGGGGGCTGGCGGCGCTGCTCTATCTGCAGAGCGCGGAG TTGTCGAAGGCGGCTCCTGCCCTGGGGGATGGGGAGCGGAAACCCAATGAAG TTATCAAATTCCTGGAAGTCTACGAGCGCAGCTTCTGCAGGACAATTGAGACCCTGGTGGACATTTTCCAGGAGTACCCTGATGAGGTGGAGTACATATTCAAACCATCCTGTGTGCCTCTGATGAGATGTGCCGGTTGCTGCGGCGATGAGGGCCTAGAATGTGTCCCTGTGGATGTGTACAACGTCACGATGGAG ATCATGAGAATTAAACCCCATCAGAGTCAGCACATAGCGCACATGAGCTTCTTACAGCACAGTAAATGTGACTGCAG ACCAAAGAAAGAtgtcaaaaacaaacaagaaaa TCACTGTGAGCCTTGCTCAGAGAGGAGAAAGCACTTGTTTGTACAAGATCCCCAGACCTGTAAATGTTCCTGCAAATTCACAGACTCACGTTGCAAGTCGAGGCAGCTTGAGTTAAACGAGCGCACTTGCAG ATGTGAAAAACCGAGACGGTGA
- the VEGFA gene encoding vascular endothelial growth factor A isoform X6, whose product MNFLLTWIHWGLAALLYLQSAELSKAAPALGDGERKPNEVIKFLEVYERSFCRTIETLVDIFQEYPDEVEYIFKPSCVPLMRCAGCCGDEGLECVPVDVYNVTMEIMRIKPHQSQHIAHMSFLQHSKCDCRPKKDVKNKQEKCEKPRR is encoded by the exons ATGAACTTTCTGCTCACTTGGATCCACTGGGGGCTGGCGGCGCTGCTCTATCTGCAGAGCGCGGAG TTGTCGAAGGCGGCTCCTGCCCTGGGGGATGGGGAGCGGAAACCCAATGAAG TTATCAAATTCCTGGAAGTCTACGAGCGCAGCTTCTGCAGGACAATTGAGACCCTGGTGGACATTTTCCAGGAGTACCCTGATGAGGTGGAGTACATATTCAAACCATCCTGTGTGCCTCTGATGAGATGTGCCGGTTGCTGCGGCGATGAGGGCCTAGAATGTGTCCCTGTGGATGTGTACAACGTCACGATGGAG ATCATGAGAATTAAACCCCATCAGAGTCAGCACATAGCGCACATGAGCTTCTTACAGCACAGTAAATGTGACTGCAG ACCAAAGAAAGAtgtcaaaaacaaacaagaaaa ATGTGAAAAACCGAGACGGTGA
- the VEGFA gene encoding vascular endothelial growth factor A isoform X3 encodes MNFLLTWIHWGLAALLYLQSAELSKAAPALGDGERKPNEVIKFLEVYERSFCRTIETLVDIFQEYPDEVEYIFKPSCVPLMRCAGCCGDEGLECVPVDVYNVTMEIMRIKPHQSQHIAHMSFLQHSKCDCRPKKDVKNKQEKKSKRGKGKGQKRKRKKGRYKPPSFHCEPCSERRKHLFVQDPQTCKCSCKFTDSRCKSRQLELNERTCRCEKPRR; translated from the exons ATGAACTTTCTGCTCACTTGGATCCACTGGGGGCTGGCGGCGCTGCTCTATCTGCAGAGCGCGGAG TTGTCGAAGGCGGCTCCTGCCCTGGGGGATGGGGAGCGGAAACCCAATGAAG TTATCAAATTCCTGGAAGTCTACGAGCGCAGCTTCTGCAGGACAATTGAGACCCTGGTGGACATTTTCCAGGAGTACCCTGATGAGGTGGAGTACATATTCAAACCATCCTGTGTGCCTCTGATGAGATGTGCCGGTTGCTGCGGCGATGAGGGCCTAGAATGTGTCCCTGTGGATGTGTACAACGTCACGATGGAG ATCATGAGAATTAAACCCCATCAGAGTCAGCACATAGCGCACATGAGCTTCTTACAGCACAGTAAATGTGACTGCAG ACCAAAGAAAGAtgtcaaaaacaaacaagaaaa aaaatcaAAGCGAGGAAAGGGGAAGGGTCAAAAGAGAAAGCGCAAGAAAGGCCGGTACAAACCACCCAGCTT TCACTGTGAGCCTTGCTCAGAGAGGAGAAAGCACTTGTTTGTACAAGATCCCCAGACCTGTAAATGTTCCTGCAAATTCACAGACTCACGTTGCAAGTCGAGGCAGCTTGAGTTAAACGAGCGCACTTGCAG ATGTGAAAAACCGAGACGGTGA
- the VEGFA gene encoding vascular endothelial growth factor A isoform X1 → MNFLLTWIHWGLAALLYLQSAELSKAAPALGDGERKPNEVIKFLEVYERSFCRTIETLVDIFQEYPDEVEYIFKPSCVPLMRCAGCCGDEGLECVPVDVYNVTMEIMRIKPHQSQHIAHMSFLQHSKCDCRPKKDVKNKQEKWAQKPRSDGPSFIPQTWSLHDPWPRQSFLMLYPESGKCRRLCPTRMDSRKSKRGKGKGQKRKRKKGRYKPPSFHCEPCSERRKHLFVQDPQTCKCSCKFTDSRCKSRQLELNERTCRCEKPRR, encoded by the exons ATGAACTTTCTGCTCACTTGGATCCACTGGGGGCTGGCGGCGCTGCTCTATCTGCAGAGCGCGGAG TTGTCGAAGGCGGCTCCTGCCCTGGGGGATGGGGAGCGGAAACCCAATGAAG TTATCAAATTCCTGGAAGTCTACGAGCGCAGCTTCTGCAGGACAATTGAGACCCTGGTGGACATTTTCCAGGAGTACCCTGATGAGGTGGAGTACATATTCAAACCATCCTGTGTGCCTCTGATGAGATGTGCCGGTTGCTGCGGCGATGAGGGCCTAGAATGTGTCCCTGTGGATGTGTACAACGTCACGATGGAG ATCATGAGAATTAAACCCCATCAGAGTCAGCACATAGCGCACATGAGCTTCTTACAGCACAGTAAATGTGACTGCAG ACCAAAGAAAGAtgtcaaaaacaaacaagaaaa GTGGGCACAGAAACCCAGATCTGACGGTCCTTCCTTCATACCCCAGACCTGGAGCTTGCATGACCCATGGCCACGGCAATCATTCCTAATGCTTTATCCTGAGTCAGGGAAGTGCCGTCGTCTGTGTCCTACCAGAATggattcaag aaaatcaAAGCGAGGAAAGGGGAAGGGTCAAAAGAGAAAGCGCAAGAAAGGCCGGTACAAACCACCCAGCTT TCACTGTGAGCCTTGCTCAGAGAGGAGAAAGCACTTGTTTGTACAAGATCCCCAGACCTGTAAATGTTCCTGCAAATTCACAGACTCACGTTGCAAGTCGAGGCAGCTTGAGTTAAACGAGCGCACTTGCAG ATGTGAAAAACCGAGACGGTGA
- the VEGFA gene encoding vascular endothelial growth factor A isoform X2, with translation MNFLLTWIHWGLAALLYLQSAELSKAAPALGDGERKPNEVIKFLEVYERSFCRTIETLVDIFQEYPDEVEYIFKPSCVPLMRCAGCCGDEGLECVPVDVYNVTMEIMRIKPHQSQHIAHMSFLQHSKCDCRPKKDVKNKQEKWAQKPRSDGPSFIPQTWSLHDPWPRQSFLMLYPESGKCRRLCPTRMDSRKSKRGKGKGQKRKRKKGRYKPPSLCEKPRR, from the exons ATGAACTTTCTGCTCACTTGGATCCACTGGGGGCTGGCGGCGCTGCTCTATCTGCAGAGCGCGGAG TTGTCGAAGGCGGCTCCTGCCCTGGGGGATGGGGAGCGGAAACCCAATGAAG TTATCAAATTCCTGGAAGTCTACGAGCGCAGCTTCTGCAGGACAATTGAGACCCTGGTGGACATTTTCCAGGAGTACCCTGATGAGGTGGAGTACATATTCAAACCATCCTGTGTGCCTCTGATGAGATGTGCCGGTTGCTGCGGCGATGAGGGCCTAGAATGTGTCCCTGTGGATGTGTACAACGTCACGATGGAG ATCATGAGAATTAAACCCCATCAGAGTCAGCACATAGCGCACATGAGCTTCTTACAGCACAGTAAATGTGACTGCAG ACCAAAGAAAGAtgtcaaaaacaaacaagaaaa GTGGGCACAGAAACCCAGATCTGACGGTCCTTCCTTCATACCCCAGACCTGGAGCTTGCATGACCCATGGCCACGGCAATCATTCCTAATGCTTTATCCTGAGTCAGGGAAGTGCCGTCGTCTGTGTCCTACCAGAATggattcaag aaaatcaAAGCGAGGAAAGGGGAAGGGTCAAAAGAGAAAGCGCAAGAAAGGCCGGTACAAACCACCCAGCTT ATGTGAAAAACCGAGACGGTGA